In Nothobranchius furzeri strain GRZ-AD chromosome 18, NfurGRZ-RIMD1, whole genome shotgun sequence, a single genomic region encodes these proteins:
- the erich1 gene encoding glutamate-rich protein 1 isoform X1 encodes MAHRNQVFQSKVLQKLYPSSSILIKEHNPSPVAEAQTSTGKRKASEQDSVSGKTQDATSHLRRLYTVLPPPPDYKMHLNKSVAAPQFESVNSDEDPAGELHNSSEEVDEQNEADEPKRRKRRRKKKQISSEDSKVSKALVGESSTGPGQVSADEKGERMSSNKRRKLKKKRHKEKLLSMGLMPRATALEFTYQNHREEEDEDENKRRVAELSEFLRRTAEIYVSDSSLHPDAHLSAVVEDLLASILSGSKPPSVLKQLYGLQTLVELKKAESLEKSLIALNNSQILSAEESAAVVSLFRYWITDVLPLQRVETTRLSTA; translated from the exons ATGGCACACAGAAACCAAG TGTTTCAGTCAAAAGTTCTCCAGAAGCTCTATCCTTCATCCTCCATATTAATAAAGGAACACAATCCATCACCTGTCGCCGAGGCCCAAACATCTACTGGCAAAAGAAAAGCCTCTGAACAGGACTCTGTGTCAG GAAAGACGCAGGATGCAACCAGTCATCTCCGCCGGCTATACACAGTCCTGCCTCCTCCCCCAGACTACAAAATGCACTTGAATAAATCTGTCGCAGCTCCACAGTTTGAAAGCGTAAATAGTGATGAGGATCCAGCTG GTGAACTCCATAACAGCAGTGAAGAAGTGGATGAACAGAATGAAGCAGATGAGCCCAAAAGGAGGAAGAGAAGAAGGAAAAAGAAGCAAATCTCCTCTGAGGACTCTAAGGTTTCCAAAGCGCTGGTCGGCGAGTCCAGCACCGGTCCAGGTCAGGTGTCTGCAGACGAAAAAGGAGAGCGCATGAGCAGCAACAAGAGGAGGAAGCTGAAGAAGAAGAGGCACAAAGAGAAGCTGCTGTCCATGGGTCTGATGCCCCGAGCTACTGCTCTGGAGTTCACTTACCAAAACCATAGAGAGGAGGAAGACGAGGACGAGAACAAGAGGAGAGTGGCTGAGTTGTCCGAGTTCCTGAGAAGAACAGCAGAAATCTACGTGTCTGACT CCTCGCTGCATCCAGACGCCCACCTGTCCGCCGTGGTGGAGGACCTTCTGGCCAGCATATTGAGTGGGAGCAAGCCCCCCTCGGTCCTGAAGCAGCTCTACGGTCTCCAGACTTTAGTTGAATTGAAAAAGGCAGAAAGTCTGGAAAAGTCGCTGATTGCGCTCAACAACAGCCAGATCTTGTCTGCAG AAGAAAGCGCTGCGGTTGTTTCACTGTTCAGATACTGGATCACAGATGTTCTTCCTTTACAAAGAGTCGAGACCACGAGGCTTTCTACAGCGTGA
- the LOC139063867 gene encoding uncharacterized protein yields the protein MIQEEEFGPISSDGERQRYLVVSLGAEDPEAKSNIKAESFAASWPGLPIKKKVLISSHLLQPSYYVNMRQYKGQSELWEEELRGKSRAFSGLQRCPTSKRTAVQSSKMFFRLPRLTPGYIRLLQTQAYHNMPLTPPAERTMPGVAVLLGAVGIGMCGYSSRQLALHHRPSTRVMHLVGTAAQRTPVLDVTRRAAAYQEIPPPSFVGQRFP from the exons ATGATTCAGGAGGAAGAGTTTGGTCCTATTAGCAGCGATGGTGAGAGG CAACGCTACCTCGTTGTGAGCCTCGGAGCTGAGGACCCCGAGGCCAAGAGTAATATTAAAGCTGAaagttttgctgcctcttggccaggactccccatAAAAAAGAAGGTTTTAATCTCA TCTCACCTCCTGCAGCCGTCCTATTATGTAAACATGAGACAGTATAAGGGCCAGTCGGAGC TCTGGGAAGAGGAGCTTCGGGGAAAGAGTCGAGCGTTTTCCGGCCTTCAGCGCTGTCCTACATCAAAGAGGACCGCCGTGCAAAGCTCCAAAATGTTTTTCAGACTCCCGAGACTGACTCCTGGCTACATCAGGCTGCTGCAG ACCCAGGCCTACCACAACATGCCTCTGACGCCTCCAGCGGAGAGGACCATGCCTGGCGTGGCTGTGCTCCTGGGGGCTGTGGGCATCGGGATGTGCGGCTACAGCTCCAGGCAGCTGGCCCTCCACCACAGGCCCTCCACCCGCGTGATGCACCTGGTTGGCACGGCGGCGCAGCGGACTCCTGTGCTGGATGTGACCCGCAGAGCCGCTGCCTACCAGGAGATCCCACCTCCATCCTTCGTTGGCCAGAGATTCCCTTAA
- the erich1 gene encoding glutamate-rich protein 1 isoform X2 yields MFQSKVLQKLYPSSSILIKEHNPSPVAEAQTSTGKRKASEQDSVSGKTQDATSHLRRLYTVLPPPPDYKMHLNKSVAAPQFESVNSDEDPAGELHNSSEEVDEQNEADEPKRRKRRRKKKQISSEDSKVSKALVGESSTGPGQVSADEKGERMSSNKRRKLKKKRHKEKLLSMGLMPRATALEFTYQNHREEEDEDENKRRVAELSEFLRRTAEIYVSDSSLHPDAHLSAVVEDLLASILSGSKPPSVLKQLYGLQTLVELKKAESLEKSLIALNNSQILSAEESAAVVSLFRYWITDVLPLQRVETTRLSTA; encoded by the exons a TGTTTCAGTCAAAAGTTCTCCAGAAGCTCTATCCTTCATCCTCCATATTAATAAAGGAACACAATCCATCACCTGTCGCCGAGGCCCAAACATCTACTGGCAAAAGAAAAGCCTCTGAACAGGACTCTGTGTCAG GAAAGACGCAGGATGCAACCAGTCATCTCCGCCGGCTATACACAGTCCTGCCTCCTCCCCCAGACTACAAAATGCACTTGAATAAATCTGTCGCAGCTCCACAGTTTGAAAGCGTAAATAGTGATGAGGATCCAGCTG GTGAACTCCATAACAGCAGTGAAGAAGTGGATGAACAGAATGAAGCAGATGAGCCCAAAAGGAGGAAGAGAAGAAGGAAAAAGAAGCAAATCTCCTCTGAGGACTCTAAGGTTTCCAAAGCGCTGGTCGGCGAGTCCAGCACCGGTCCAGGTCAGGTGTCTGCAGACGAAAAAGGAGAGCGCATGAGCAGCAACAAGAGGAGGAAGCTGAAGAAGAAGAGGCACAAAGAGAAGCTGCTGTCCATGGGTCTGATGCCCCGAGCTACTGCTCTGGAGTTCACTTACCAAAACCATAGAGAGGAGGAAGACGAGGACGAGAACAAGAGGAGAGTGGCTGAGTTGTCCGAGTTCCTGAGAAGAACAGCAGAAATCTACGTGTCTGACT CCTCGCTGCATCCAGACGCCCACCTGTCCGCCGTGGTGGAGGACCTTCTGGCCAGCATATTGAGTGGGAGCAAGCCCCCCTCGGTCCTGAAGCAGCTCTACGGTCTCCAGACTTTAGTTGAATTGAAAAAGGCAGAAAGTCTGGAAAAGTCGCTGATTGCGCTCAACAACAGCCAGATCTTGTCTGCAG AAGAAAGCGCTGCGGTTGTTTCACTGTTCAGATACTGGATCACAGATGTTCTTCCTTTACAAAGAGTCGAGACCACGAGGCTTTCTACAGCGTGA